From the Thermococcus sp. 18S1 genome, one window contains:
- a CDS encoding ribose 1,5-bisphosphate isomerase, which yields MPVVNEVLEIAQEIRDMRIRGAGKIGRYAAYALQIQAEKSGATDVDAFWDEMKKAAKLLYETRPTAVSLPNALRYVMHRGKVAYAGGADLEQLKFIVINAAKEFIHNSEKAIERIGEMGAKRIEDGDVIMTHCHSKAAISVMKTAWEQGKDIKVIVTETRPKWQGKLTAKELASYGIPVIYVVDSAARHYMKMTDKVVMGADSITVNGAVINKIGTALIALTAKEHRVWTMIAAETYKFHPETMLGQLVEIEMRDPTEVIPEEELKTWPENIEVWNPAFDVTPPEYVDVIITERGIIPPGAAIDILKEEFGWALKYTEPWED from the coding sequence ATGCCTGTGGTGAATGAAGTGCTCGAGATTGCCCAGGAAATTAGGGATATGCGGATAAGAGGCGCGGGTAAGATAGGGCGATACGCGGCCTACGCCCTTCAGATTCAGGCTGAGAAGAGCGGAGCGACGGACGTTGATGCGTTCTGGGACGAGATGAAGAAGGCCGCCAAACTTCTCTACGAGACGAGGCCCACCGCCGTCTCACTTCCCAACGCGCTCCGCTACGTCATGCACCGCGGGAAAGTGGCGTACGCCGGCGGGGCGGACCTTGAACAGCTCAAGTTCATAGTCATAAACGCCGCGAAGGAGTTCATCCACAACTCCGAGAAGGCCATCGAGAGGATAGGCGAGATGGGAGCGAAGCGCATAGAGGACGGCGACGTCATAATGACCCACTGCCACAGCAAAGCGGCGATAAGCGTCATGAAGACCGCATGGGAGCAGGGCAAGGACATAAAGGTCATTGTCACCGAGACGAGGCCCAAGTGGCAGGGCAAGCTCACCGCTAAGGAGCTCGCAAGCTACGGCATCCCGGTCATCTACGTCGTGGACAGCGCGGCGAGGCACTACATGAAGATGACCGACAAGGTGGTCATGGGCGCGGACAGCATAACCGTGAACGGTGCGGTGATAAACAAGATTGGCACAGCTCTCATAGCCCTCACCGCCAAGGAGCACAGGGTGTGGACGATGATCGCCGCCGAGACCTACAAGTTCCACCCCGAGACGATGCTCGGCCAGCTGGTCGAGATAGAGATGCGCGACCCAACTGAGGTCATTCCGGAGGAGGAACTCAAGACCTGGCCGGAGAACATAGAGGTCTGGAACCCGGCATTTGACGTCACGCCGCCGGAGTACGTGGACGTCATCATAACCGAGCGCGGCATAATCCCGCCGGGGGCCGCGATAGACATACTCAAGGAGGAGTTCGGCTGGGCCCTCAAGTACACCGAGCCCTGGGAGGACTGA
- a CDS encoding PLP-dependent aminotransferase family protein: MGGTEVEEKLMRKLGSGSLDFETYFSDKAKSMKASEIRELLKLVESSDVISLAGGLPAPETFPVEKIKEIAQDVLTHHADKALQYGTTKGFTPLRLTLADWMEKRYGIPTSKVEIMMVAGSQQALDLIGRTFINPGDLIVVEGPTYLAALNAFKYYDPEFISIPMDDNGMMVDLLEEKLKKLNAEGKKIKFVYTVSTFQNPMGVTMSLDRRKKLIELAREYDFLIIEDSPYSELRYSGEPIPPIKHFDDEGRVLYLGTFSKILAPGFRLGWIAAHPHFIRKMEIAKQAVDLCANTLAQLIAWKYVEEGYLDEQIPKIIEFYKPRRDAMLEALEEYMPEGVRWTKPEGGMFIWVTLPEGIDTKLMMEKAVSKGVAYVPGEAFFAHRDVKNTMRLNFTYVPEEKIREGVKRLAEVIEEEMKALKG; the protein is encoded by the coding sequence ATGGGGGGAACGGAAGTGGAGGAAAAACTCATGCGTAAGCTGGGTTCAGGTTCACTGGACTTTGAAACGTACTTCTCTGACAAGGCCAAATCGATGAAGGCATCCGAGATCAGGGAGCTCCTCAAGCTCGTCGAGAGCTCGGACGTTATCTCACTCGCCGGCGGCCTCCCCGCCCCGGAGACCTTCCCTGTTGAGAAGATCAAGGAGATAGCCCAGGACGTTCTCACCCACCACGCCGACAAGGCGCTCCAGTACGGTACCACCAAAGGCTTCACCCCGCTCCGCCTCACCCTCGCGGACTGGATGGAGAAGCGCTACGGCATCCCGACCAGCAAGGTTGAGATAATGATGGTCGCCGGCAGCCAGCAGGCCCTCGACCTCATCGGAAGGACGTTCATCAACCCGGGGGACCTGATCGTCGTCGAGGGACCAACCTACCTCGCGGCACTCAACGCGTTCAAGTACTACGATCCCGAGTTCATCAGCATCCCGATGGACGACAACGGAATGATGGTCGATCTCCTCGAGGAGAAGCTCAAGAAGCTCAACGCAGAGGGTAAGAAGATCAAATTCGTTTACACGGTCTCAACTTTCCAGAACCCGATGGGCGTTACCATGAGTCTCGACAGGAGGAAGAAGCTCATCGAACTCGCGAGGGAATACGACTTCCTTATCATCGAGGACAGCCCGTACAGCGAGCTTCGCTACTCTGGAGAGCCCATCCCGCCGATCAAGCACTTCGACGACGAGGGAAGGGTTCTCTACCTCGGAACGTTCTCAAAGATACTCGCGCCCGGATTCAGGCTTGGATGGATAGCCGCCCACCCGCACTTCATAAGGAAGATGGAGATAGCCAAACAGGCCGTTGACCTCTGCGCCAACACGCTCGCCCAGCTCATCGCCTGGAAGTACGTTGAGGAGGGCTACCTCGACGAGCAGATACCGAAGATAATCGAGTTCTACAAGCCGCGCAGGGACGCGATGCTCGAGGCCCTCGAGGAGTACATGCCAGAGGGCGTCAGGTGGACCAAGCCCGAGGGAGGAATGTTCATCTGGGTCACCCTCCCGGAGGGCATCGACACCAAACTCATGATGGAGAAGGCAGTTTCCAAGGGCGTCGCCTACGTCCCCGGTGAGGCGTTCTTCGCCCACCGCGACGTCAAGAACACGATGCGCCTGAACTTCACCTACGTGCCCGAGGAGAAGATACGCGAGGGCGTCAAGAGGCTCGCCGAGGTCATAGAGGAAGAGATGAAGGCCCTCAAGGGCTGA
- a CDS encoding gamma-glutamyl-gamma-aminobutyrate hydrolase family protein: protein MKPLIGIIGQIDHSRNRLFLDKTHIEKIAAAGGIPAVFNTAASPDEVLEHVDGILLIEGPDVHPHFYGEDPSGAIKYVDVDRDEFEISLVRKAVERGVPILGICRGMQVINVALGGTLYQDLNEIPKAIKHDWELKLIGPSQRVHGVRIKMSSKLYGILKDELDIEGTNEVYLRVNSFHHQAVKRVGEGIRPVAYAVDGLIEAIEGTEDAEGFIMGVQWQPEYLPEMEKLYEAFVRAAAEYRTRKLELERVEIEAELKEKLGKAETEEEAPAITEERDESHHSSETTDSPPDTSQS, encoded by the coding sequence ATGAAACCGCTGATCGGTATAATCGGTCAGATTGACCACTCGAGAAACAGGCTGTTTCTGGACAAAACTCACATAGAGAAGATCGCGGCGGCCGGCGGAATTCCCGCGGTTTTCAACACCGCCGCCTCACCTGACGAGGTTCTTGAGCACGTCGATGGGATACTCCTCATAGAAGGACCCGACGTTCACCCCCACTTCTACGGGGAGGACCCTTCCGGCGCCATCAAGTACGTCGATGTTGACCGTGACGAGTTCGAGATAAGCCTCGTGAGAAAGGCCGTTGAGAGGGGCGTTCCGATACTCGGCATCTGCAGGGGCATGCAGGTCATAAACGTGGCCCTGGGCGGAACCCTCTACCAGGACCTCAACGAGATACCCAAGGCGATAAAGCACGACTGGGAGCTCAAACTCATAGGGCCGAGCCAGCGCGTCCACGGGGTCAGGATAAAGATGAGCTCAAAGCTCTACGGGATACTCAAGGACGAGCTGGACATAGAGGGCACCAACGAGGTCTACCTCAGGGTGAACAGCTTCCACCACCAGGCCGTCAAGAGGGTGGGCGAAGGAATCCGGCCGGTCGCGTACGCGGTCGATGGACTGATCGAGGCAATAGAGGGCACCGAGGATGCCGAGGGCTTCATCATGGGGGTCCAGTGGCAGCCAGAATACCTGCCCGAGATGGAGAAACTGTACGAGGCATTCGTGAGGGCCGCGGCCGAGTATCGGACGAGGAAGCTCGAGCTTGAGAGGGTCGAGATAGAGGCGGAGCTCAAGGAAAAGCTCGGGAAGGCGGAAACCGAGGAAGAAGCCCCTGCAATCACGGAGGAACGAGATGAGAGCCATCACAGCTCGGAAACGACCGATAGCCCTCCCGACACGAGCCAAAGCTGA
- a CDS encoding radical SAM protein: MYIRPFDPWKAKLCTCPFKYTLNVYTGCDHACVYCYITSYIPNAFRVRIKEGLLPKLERELRRLDRRHIIALSYSSDPYPTIERELGITRSVLKLFKRYDVRCLLLTKSDIFERDLDVLGELKCAVGITVTTVDKRKAKLLEPNAPSPRARIRALERAKDAGIPVYARIDPIIPFYTWEDFEETLDALSFVSHITVSTLKLRPDSKRRMFAKFPELMEKLWPLYERGERIGGYYYLPRELRLEILREAERKILERGISFGSCREGYRSFPSCDGSHLVPP; encoded by the coding sequence ATGTATATCCGTCCCTTCGACCCATGGAAGGCGAAGCTCTGCACATGCCCCTTTAAGTACACGCTGAACGTCTACACCGGCTGCGACCATGCCTGCGTTTACTGCTACATAACGAGCTACATCCCCAACGCCTTCAGGGTGAGGATCAAGGAAGGTCTCCTGCCGAAGCTGGAACGGGAGCTGAGGCGCCTTGACAGGCGCCACATAATAGCGCTCTCCTATTCATCGGACCCCTATCCGACGATCGAGCGTGAACTGGGCATAACACGGAGCGTTCTCAAGCTCTTCAAACGCTACGATGTCCGATGCCTGCTCCTCACGAAGTCCGACATCTTTGAGCGCGACCTGGACGTTCTGGGCGAGCTTAAGTGCGCCGTCGGAATAACGGTGACCACGGTGGATAAACGGAAGGCAAAGCTGCTGGAGCCGAATGCCCCTTCCCCAAGGGCGAGAATCCGGGCGCTTGAGAGGGCAAAGGATGCGGGTATTCCAGTTTATGCCCGCATTGACCCGATAATACCGTTCTACACATGGGAGGATTTTGAGGAGACGCTCGATGCCCTGAGCTTCGTGAGTCATATCACGGTCTCGACCCTCAAGCTGAGGCCCGATTCAAAGAGAAGGATGTTCGCCAAGTTCCCGGAGCTGATGGAGAAGCTGTGGCCGCTCTATGAGCGGGGGGAGAGAATAGGGGGCTACTACTACCTGCCCCGCGAGCTGAGGCTTGAGATTCTGCGTGAGGCGGAGAGAAAGATTCTGGAAAGGGGAATCAGCTTTGGCTCGTGTCGGGAGGGCTATCGGTCGTTTCCGAGCTGTGATGGCTCTCATCTCGTTCCTCCGTGA
- a CDS encoding OsmC family protein has product MTDEVRGRVKWVENMQFIGKMDTDQCAIILGDGGISPMKLLLLSVAGCTAYDVVMILQKMREPIEGLEVEISGERREEHPRIYRKVHLHYKIYGDVSEEKAKRAIELSQDKYCSASAHVKLSGAEVTYSFEIVRG; this is encoded by the coding sequence ATGACAGATGAGGTCAGGGGACGCGTCAAGTGGGTTGAGAACATGCAGTTCATCGGAAAGATGGACACAGACCAGTGCGCAATAATTCTCGGAGACGGCGGCATAAGCCCCATGAAGCTCCTTCTCCTGAGCGTCGCCGGGTGCACGGCCTACGACGTCGTCATGATACTCCAAAAGATGCGCGAGCCGATTGAAGGCCTGGAGGTCGAGATAAGCGGCGAGAGGCGTGAGGAACACCCCCGCATATACAGGAAGGTTCACCTTCACTATAAAATCTACGGCGACGTGAGCGAGGAGAAGGCCAAACGCGCCATAGAGCTGAGCCAGGACAAATACTGCTCGGCCAGTGCGCACGTGAAGCTCAGCGGTGCCGAGGTTACCTACTCCTTCGAGATAGTCAGGGGTTAG
- the snatA gene encoding neutral amino acid NAAT transporter SnatA, with product MIELVKYFVILYGGLFAITNPVGAVPVFLGVTHDLSWSQRREIAQKTATTVILTLVVFALIGEWIFKFFGSSVDAFAIAGGILLFKMAMDMLSGRLSTVKISKEETEEFSEEVVTLEEVAIIPLAIPLISGPGAITTAMLYMAKSHGVPEKATVVASILAIGLTVWLILCSSNRIQERLGRVGIKVMTRMMGLILTSMAVQMIINGIKGAFGL from the coding sequence GTGATAGAGCTGGTCAAGTACTTCGTGATACTCTACGGCGGACTGTTCGCAATAACGAACCCGGTCGGAGCGGTTCCAGTCTTCCTCGGGGTTACCCACGACCTCTCCTGGAGCCAGAGGCGGGAGATAGCCCAAAAAACAGCCACCACAGTTATCTTGACCCTCGTCGTCTTCGCCCTCATAGGGGAGTGGATATTCAAGTTCTTCGGCTCGAGCGTCGATGCCTTCGCGATAGCCGGGGGAATCCTCCTCTTCAAGATGGCGATGGACATGCTCTCGGGCCGGCTCTCGACGGTCAAGATAAGCAAAGAAGAGACAGAGGAGTTCAGCGAGGAAGTGGTCACCCTGGAGGAGGTCGCCATAATCCCGCTCGCCATACCCCTCATCTCGGGGCCCGGTGCGATAACCACGGCCATGCTCTACATGGCGAAGAGCCACGGCGTTCCGGAAAAGGCGACGGTGGTGGCGAGCATTCTCGCGATAGGCCTGACGGTCTGGCTGATCCTCTGCTCCTCCAACAGGATACAGGAGAGGCTCGGCAGGGTGGGAATAAAGGTCATGACGAGAATGATGGGTCTCATACTCACCTCGATGGCCGTTCAGATGATAATCAATGGCATCAAGGGGGCGTTCGGGCTTTAG
- a CDS encoding family 4A encapsulin nanocompartment shell protein has protein sequence MRGDLIRVLSTAEEKANELKLDGYEPDVVLLGKEAYEFIREQLNEEFGDEEEVFELSGLKIRVVEELDGDAVVIDSKAIGLGLGGAKRLKVVL, from the coding sequence ATGAGAGGCGACCTGATCCGTGTTCTGAGCACCGCGGAGGAGAAGGCAAACGAGCTGAAGCTCGACGGATACGAGCCAGACGTGGTCCTCCTTGGAAAAGAGGCCTACGAGTTCATAAGGGAGCAGCTCAACGAGGAGTTTGGGGATGAAGAGGAGGTTTTCGAGCTCTCCGGACTCAAGATACGTGTGGTCGAAGAGCTCGATGGTGACGCCGTCGTCATAGACAGCAAGGCCATCGGTCTGGGCCTGGGAGGCGCAAAGCGCCTCAAGGTCGTCCTATGA
- a CDS encoding triphosphoribosyl-dephospho-CoA synthase, with protein sequence MERWRIVRAFTLGPLLEAAVPKPGNVSRLRDFDDLTFYHFLFADTAVTGVYYEAVKTAELLRKGILEPREAGLGELIKRAVQNSREAQDANPNFGIIALSIPLIMGLTMGRNMLDARKKARLLIEESTVRDTMELYRAIRIANPKGIPSGVKYDVYSDESFKELFQDGINLARLAEISCERELIFCEWLNEYELSYSTFGRLYELIKELPLEDAVVRAFVELLATNLDTLIIRKAGIEEAKLVREKAKMVLNGELSVEEFDSFMRGKGDLRNPGSLADVMAVSLSLLALRGLRIEMRNGKVWGVIGRP encoded by the coding sequence ATGGAGAGGTGGAGAATAGTCCGCGCCTTCACCCTCGGTCCGCTCCTCGAGGCAGCGGTTCCGAAACCGGGCAACGTGAGCCGCCTCAGGGATTTCGACGACCTCACCTTCTATCACTTTCTCTTCGCTGACACGGCCGTCACGGGGGTTTACTACGAGGCCGTGAAGACGGCGGAGCTTCTGAGGAAGGGGATCCTCGAGCCCCGGGAAGCGGGACTCGGTGAGCTGATAAAGCGGGCCGTTCAGAACTCCCGCGAGGCCCAGGATGCCAACCCGAATTTTGGCATCATTGCCCTCTCGATTCCCCTCATAATGGGGCTGACAATGGGCCGTAACATGCTCGATGCACGGAAAAAGGCGAGGCTGCTGATAGAGGAATCGACGGTCAGGGACACGATGGAGCTCTACCGGGCGATAAGGATAGCCAATCCCAAGGGAATCCCCAGCGGCGTCAAGTACGATGTTTACAGCGATGAGTCCTTCAAAGAGCTGTTCCAGGATGGAATCAACCTCGCCAGACTCGCGGAGATAAGCTGCGAGCGTGAGCTGATATTCTGCGAGTGGCTTAATGAATACGAGCTGAGCTATTCAACCTTTGGAAGGCTCTACGAACTGATAAAGGAGCTCCCGCTGGAGGATGCCGTCGTGAGGGCCTTCGTTGAGCTGCTCGCAACAAACCTCGACACGCTGATAATCAGGAAGGCTGGCATTGAGGAGGCGAAGCTCGTTCGGGAGAAGGCCAAGATGGTTCTCAACGGAGAACTCAGCGTTGAGGAGTTCGACTCGTTCATGCGCGGGAAGGGCGACCTCAGAAACCCCGGGAGCCTGGCGGACGTCATGGCGGTATCGCTGAGCCTCCTCGCCCTGCGGGGACTCAGGATAGAGATGAGAAACGGAAAGGTGTGGGGAGTCATAGGACGACCTTGA
- a CDS encoding PspC domain-containing protein — MVRKLVRSSRNRIFLGVLGGIAEHLEIDPTIVRLLFVVLLVFNPVAMTLLYFVAALVIPEEGEEKEKPLSDRFNELVDETEERLGEVFSGDENSKAIAVVLIILGAVLLAGPFMPFLLPAMDFRTLLAVAFLVIGIILLVRGD; from the coding sequence ATGGTGAGAAAACTCGTGAGGTCCAGTCGGAACAGGATTTTCCTCGGCGTCCTTGGAGGTATAGCCGAGCATCTTGAGATCGATCCCACGATAGTCAGGCTGCTCTTTGTGGTGCTCCTCGTGTTCAATCCCGTTGCCATGACGCTCCTCTACTTTGTAGCGGCCCTGGTAATACCAGAGGAGGGGGAGGAGAAAGAAAAGCCCCTCTCGGACAGGTTCAATGAGCTCGTGGACGAGACTGAGGAAAGGCTGGGGGAAGTCTTCTCCGGCGATGAGAACTCAAAGGCGATAGCGGTGGTTCTTATAATTCTCGGCGCCGTACTACTGGCGGGGCCGTTCATGCCGTTCCTCCTTCCGGCCATGGACTTCAGGACGCTATTGGCCGTTGCATTCCTGGTTATAGGAATCATCCTGCTCGTTAGGGGGGACTGA
- the pfpI gene encoding deglycase PfpI has translation MRVLFLSADGFEDLELIYPLHRIKEEGHEVYVASFERGKITGKHGYPVNVDLAFEEVDPDEFDALVLPGGKAPEIVRLNEKAVEITRKMFEAGKPVASICHGPQILISAGVLKGRKGTSTITIKDDVKNAGAEWVNEEVVVDGNWVSSRHPGDLYAWMREFVKLLK, from the coding sequence ATGAGGGTGCTGTTTCTTAGTGCCGACGGTTTTGAAGACCTGGAGCTTATCTACCCCCTCCACAGGATAAAGGAGGAGGGGCACGAGGTCTACGTGGCGAGCTTTGAGCGGGGCAAGATAACGGGCAAGCACGGTTATCCCGTCAACGTTGACCTCGCCTTCGAGGAGGTTGACCCGGACGAGTTCGATGCCCTCGTCCTGCCTGGCGGAAAGGCCCCGGAGATAGTCAGACTCAACGAGAAGGCCGTCGAGATAACCAGAAAGATGTTCGAGGCCGGAAAGCCCGTTGCCAGCATCTGCCACGGGCCGCAGATACTCATCTCCGCCGGTGTGCTCAAAGGCAGGAAGGGGACGAGCACCATAACCATCAAGGACGACGTGAAGAACGCCGGTGCCGAATGGGTGAACGAAGAGGTAGTCGTTGACGGCAACTGGGTGAGCTCAAGGCATCCCGGCGACCTCTACGCCTGGATGAGGGAGTTTGTGAAGCTTCTTAAGTGA
- a CDS encoding Lrp/AsnC family transcriptional regulator, whose translation MRMGLDDTDKRILSILQKNSRTPLREISKEVGLAESTVYERIKKLKDRGIIKKFTVILDPDSLGFQILAFILIKSKAGMYSHVANELKQHPQIVEIYETTGDYDMLVKIRTGGSDELNEFLDTIGEIDGVVATHTMVVLKIHKETTELPL comes from the coding sequence ATGCGAATGGGTTTGGACGATACTGACAAGAGAATCCTCTCCATCCTCCAGAAAAACAGCAGAACGCCCCTGAGGGAGATTTCCAAGGAGGTCGGGCTGGCGGAGTCGACGGTTTATGAGAGGATCAAAAAGCTGAAGGACAGGGGCATAATAAAGAAGTTCACGGTCATACTTGACCCCGACTCCCTCGGTTTCCAGATCCTGGCGTTCATCCTCATAAAATCCAAGGCCGGCATGTACTCTCACGTCGCCAACGAGCTCAAGCAGCACCCCCAGATCGTCGAGATATACGAGACCACCGGCGACTACGACATGCTGGTCAAAATCAGAACCGGCGGGAGCGACGAGCTCAACGAATTCCTCGACACCATCGGGGAGATCGACGGCGTCGTGGCGACCCACACCATGGTCGTCCTCAAGATACACAAGGAGACCACGGAGCTTCCTCTCTGA
- a CDS encoding GTP-binding protein: protein MPTNVTAEYLAAEEEYRNAKTIPEKIRALEKMYATVPKHKGTEKLRLQIKRKLAELRKELEKQRQMKKGGGGPSLSVRKEGAAQIVLAGLPNVGKSSLMKALTNVDADVADYAFTTVEPIPGMMHHKDVQIQLVEVPGLVEGAALGKGMGPQLLSVIRNADAVAIVVDLSQDPVKQLETLLKEFERAGIKLNKRRPRVEIKRTAMGGIVINGQENIKGDISEVMKMLREERIHSAEITVKEPVTLEDFADALDESLVWRRAIIIANKGDAPGSKENYEKLVEAYGDRFKIIPVSAKRKIQLDKLKDELYELAGIIRVFTKSPGEEPAYPPVPLKKGSTVMDLAERIHKDFAKNFRYARVWGKSVKFPGQRVGADHVLEDGDIVEIHAR, encoded by the coding sequence ATGCCAACGAACGTCACAGCGGAGTATCTGGCGGCGGAAGAGGAATACAGGAACGCCAAGACTATTCCAGAGAAGATCCGCGCCCTTGAGAAGATGTATGCCACCGTCCCAAAGCACAAGGGAACGGAAAAGCTCAGACTCCAGATAAAGCGAAAGCTCGCCGAGCTGAGGAAGGAGCTTGAGAAGCAGCGCCAGATGAAGAAGGGCGGTGGCGGCCCGTCGCTGAGCGTCAGGAAGGAGGGCGCGGCACAGATAGTCCTCGCTGGCCTCCCGAACGTTGGAAAGAGCTCACTCATGAAGGCCCTCACAAACGTCGACGCCGACGTCGCGGACTACGCCTTCACCACCGTCGAGCCCATCCCGGGAATGATGCACCACAAGGACGTCCAGATACAGCTTGTCGAGGTCCCGGGCCTCGTTGAGGGCGCCGCCCTCGGAAAGGGCATGGGGCCGCAGCTTCTCAGCGTTATCCGAAACGCCGACGCCGTGGCAATAGTCGTTGACCTGTCCCAGGATCCGGTAAAGCAGCTGGAAACCCTCCTCAAGGAGTTCGAGAGGGCGGGAATAAAGCTCAACAAGCGCCGCCCGAGGGTGGAGATAAAGAGGACCGCGATGGGCGGAATCGTCATCAACGGCCAGGAGAACATCAAGGGCGACATAAGCGAGGTCATGAAGATGCTCAGGGAAGAGCGCATTCACTCCGCGGAGATAACGGTGAAAGAACCCGTGACGCTCGAGGACTTCGCGGATGCACTCGACGAGAGCCTCGTCTGGAGGAGGGCCATAATCATCGCCAACAAGGGCGACGCCCCCGGGAGCAAGGAGAACTACGAGAAGCTCGTTGAAGCCTACGGGGACAGGTTCAAGATAATCCCCGTCTCGGCGAAGAGGAAGATACAGCTGGACAAACTCAAGGACGAACTCTACGAGCTGGCAGGGATTATCCGCGTCTTCACCAAGAGTCCCGGCGAGGAGCCGGCCTACCCGCCGGTGCCACTGAAGAAGGGCTCGACCGTCATGGATTTAGCGGAAAGGATACACAAGGACTTCGCCAAGAACTTCCGCTACGCCCGCGTCTGGGGCAAGAGCGTGAAGTTCCCGGGTCAGCGCGTTGGAGCCGACCACGTGCTCGAAGATGGGGATATAGTGGAGATTCACGCGAGGTAA
- a CDS encoding nucleotidyltransferase domain-containing protein codes for MESREVVRRIKNVILKEFSKRGVNVEEVLLFGSRARGDFREGSDWDVLVVISEDIDRKKYRELWYSVYRHVDVPLDLVIVSKEAFEKYVSSPGFIYYYAAREGVKI; via the coding sequence ATGGAGAGCAGGGAAGTTGTAAGGAGAATAAAAAACGTTATTCTGAAGGAGTTCTCGAAGAGGGGTGTTAACGTAGAAGAGGTTCTCCTCTTTGGCTCCCGGGCCAGGGGAGACTTTAGAGAGGGCTCAGACTGGGACGTTCTCGTCGTAATTTCAGAAGACATAGACAGAAAGAAATACAGGGAGTTATGGTACAGCGTTTACAGGCATGTTGATGTTCCCCTTGATCTCGTGATAGTATCAAAAGAGGCATTTGAAAAATACGTGAGTTCTCCGGGGTTCATATACTACTACGCCGCCAGGGAGGGGGTAAAGATATGA
- a CDS encoding HEPN domain-containing protein: MRPDVAAWIKRAEEDLFTAEALLSFKKPAPWIICFHAQQAAEKFLKAFGDFLGPKPERELILLAAIELYREGEAEPRESL, encoded by the coding sequence ATGAGACCCGACGTGGCGGCGTGGATAAAGCGGGCTGAGGAAGACCTGTTCACAGCGGAGGCACTCCTAAGTTTTAAGAAGCCTGCACCTTGGATAATATGCTTCCACGCGCAGCAGGCTGCAGAGAAGTTCCTGAAGGCGTTCGGTGACTTCCTTGGCCCGAAGCCGGAGAGGGAACTGATTCTCCTCGCCGCCATAGAACTCTACCGAGAGGGGGAAGCTGAGCCTCGGGAAAGCCTCTGA